A section of the Chryseobacterium scophthalmum genome encodes:
- a CDS encoding PQQ-dependent sugar dehydrogenase: MKKLLLPILLASATTIVSCQGKGKPSEPSAKEEKANTNYKPAFEGQTRIAPVKTTTPYNVEVLTKDLGRPWGIINLPDGKFLITEKTGFMNVVSIDGKQISKIEGFPKVDAKGQGGMLDVALDPDFKINNIIYFCYSEPYEGGNHTAVAKGKLSSDLKNISDVKVIFRATPTYDGDKHYGSRLVFDKDGNLFVSTGERSDKETRVYAQKTDNYLGKILKITKDGKPAPGNPFIGKTGYKPEIYAFGIRSPQGLALDEKGQLWDIEMGPRGGDEINLIQPGKNYGWGDVTYGIEYSGDKINNGTTQKEGTEQPVYYWDPVVSPSGVTFYTGNINEWKNNLFIACLSGQHINRIVLKDNKVVGEERLLLDQKERFRDVLNGSDGNLYGVTDSGKLYKISKK, translated from the coding sequence ATGAAAAAACTTCTCTTACCCATTCTACTGGCTTCAGCAACCACAATCGTTTCTTGTCAGGGAAAAGGAAAACCAAGCGAACCTTCTGCAAAAGAAGAAAAAGCCAACACCAATTACAAGCCCGCTTTTGAAGGGCAAACCCGTATTGCTCCGGTAAAAACTACAACCCCTTATAATGTAGAAGTTCTAACTAAAGATTTAGGCAGACCATGGGGAATCATTAATTTACCTGACGGAAAATTCTTGATCACAGAAAAAACAGGCTTCATGAATGTTGTTTCTATCGACGGAAAGCAAATTTCTAAAATTGAAGGTTTCCCAAAAGTAGATGCAAAAGGACAGGGCGGAATGCTCGATGTCGCACTCGATCCTGATTTTAAAATCAATAATATTATTTATTTCTGCTATTCTGAACCTTATGAAGGCGGAAATCACACTGCCGTTGCAAAAGGAAAACTTTCTTCAGATTTAAAAAACATTTCTGACGTAAAAGTCATTTTTCGTGCAACACCAACTTATGATGGGGACAAACATTACGGAAGCCGATTGGTTTTTGATAAAGACGGAAATCTTTTTGTGAGCACAGGTGAAAGATCAGATAAAGAAACTCGTGTTTATGCTCAGAAAACCGATAATTATTTAGGTAAAATTTTAAAAATAACCAAGGATGGAAAACCTGCTCCGGGAAATCCTTTTATCGGTAAAACCGGCTATAAACCTGAAATTTATGCGTTCGGGATCAGAAGTCCGCAAGGTTTAGCTTTGGATGAAAAAGGTCAGCTTTGGGATATCGAAATGGGACCAAGAGGCGGAGATGAAATTAATTTAATTCAACCCGGAAAAAATTACGGTTGGGGTGATGTAACGTATGGAATTGAATATTCCGGAGATAAAATCAATAACGGAACCACCCAAAAAGAAGGAACCGAACAGCCTGTTTATTATTGGGATCCTGTAGTTTCACCAAGCGGTGTTACTTTCTACACCGGAAATATTAATGAATGGAAAAACAATTTATTTATCGCCTGTTTGAGCGGCCAACACATCAACAGGATTGTTTTAAAAGACAATAAAGTGGTTGGTGAAGAACGTCTTCTTTTAGATCAAAAAGAAAGATTCAGAGACGTTTTGAATGGTTCTGACGGAAATCTTTACGGAGTTACTGACAGCGGAAAACTGTATAAAATCTCGAAAAAATAA
- a CDS encoding BlaI/MecI/CopY family transcriptional regulator, with protein MNEIKLTNSEKILMDILWEKEKAFLKDILESYPDPKPATTTVATVLKRMQNKDLVGFKLFGNSREYFPKVAKGEYFNDEMTSMIDRFFNSSVTQFASFFTSNSKLSQKQLKELRDIIDQQIK; from the coding sequence ATGAATGAAATAAAACTCACAAACTCCGAAAAAATATTAATGGATATTCTTTGGGAAAAAGAAAAAGCATTTTTGAAAGATATTTTAGAATCATATCCTGATCCTAAACCGGCAACAACTACCGTTGCAACGGTGCTTAAAAGAATGCAGAATAAAGATTTGGTAGGCTTCAAACTTTTTGGAAACTCACGAGAATACTTTCCAAAAGTGGCAAAAGGAGAATATTTCAATGATGAAATGACTTCTATGATTGACCGTTTTTTCAACAGCTCAGTAACGCAGTTTGCTTCGTTTTTTACATCCAATTCTAAACTGTCACAGAAACAATTGAAAGAACTTCGGGATATTATTGATCAACAGATAAAATAA
- a CDS encoding M56 family metallopeptidase has product MLIVLKIILCSGILLGLYHLFLAKEKTFTFNRFYLVAALLFSLCIPFATIETKEAVKEIPATVFVEGNEQPIEAQIVTPQESFDYTKALLMGYCIVSGILILKIGYSIIKIKKLKGRKIKYQNRTVFLLKQDLAPFSFWSTIYLSETYFKDSKIENSVFLHEEIHVKQKHSLDILFVEVLKAVFWINPFIYFYKKAMVDNHEFIADESVIGKNKNIKSYQELILQEILKQQNLSLIHQFNFNNTKKRFIMMNNKNSKFAKVKNYLAVPAFAVLAIVFAEKTYAKDTSENSDLKSESIISLNSFTNDPYNEYKNALKKYSKFIDNYDYSGFTKNLSKEDKKNLYELFIQLTEEQQNNEKITFFKNQNKLKKRAISDSEFNEFKNNSKYMVVVDGKKIDNLASSNYKKEDFVVSMTAYNAEHLNVPQEKSVILMTPSYYKKYLKNEEIVVGFNGIGYNDIKKDTISPRKNINTKVSEVKTMSEKPDPKTIQDISTAAEGVAADLVPAEYPGGVNELRKKVSKNFNSAIFGETSGLVRSTITFVVDKNGSIRDLKAEGENEKFNNEVFRVTKEANENITWKPATKDGEPVAYRYNLPIAMQFTAYKKTQ; this is encoded by the coding sequence ATGTTAATCGTTTTAAAAATAATTCTGTGTTCGGGAATTTTACTCGGTTTGTATCATTTATTTTTAGCGAAAGAAAAAACTTTTACATTCAATAGGTTTTACTTGGTTGCAGCTTTGCTGTTTTCATTATGCATTCCATTTGCGACGATAGAAACGAAAGAGGCTGTAAAAGAAATTCCTGCAACCGTTTTTGTAGAAGGAAATGAACAACCTATAGAAGCACAAATTGTAACACCACAGGAAAGTTTTGATTATACAAAAGCTCTTTTAATGGGCTATTGTATCGTTTCAGGGATTTTAATTTTAAAAATAGGATATTCTATTATAAAGATTAAAAAATTAAAAGGAAGAAAAATTAAGTATCAAAACAGAACTGTTTTTCTTCTGAAACAAGATCTTGCTCCTTTCAGTTTTTGGAGTACCATTTACCTTTCGGAAACTTATTTTAAAGATTCTAAAATTGAAAACTCTGTATTTCTACATGAAGAAATTCATGTAAAACAAAAGCATTCTTTAGATATACTTTTTGTGGAAGTTTTAAAAGCTGTTTTCTGGATCAATCCTTTTATCTATTTCTATAAAAAAGCGATGGTAGATAATCATGAGTTCATTGCTGATGAAAGTGTAATTGGTAAGAATAAAAACATAAAAAGTTATCAGGAACTTATTCTACAGGAAATTTTAAAACAACAGAATCTTTCTTTAATACATCAGTTTAATTTTAACAACACCAAAAAAAGATTTATTATGATGAACAATAAAAATTCAAAATTTGCCAAAGTGAAAAACTATCTTGCTGTTCCCGCATTTGCTGTTTTAGCAATCGTTTTTGCAGAAAAAACATATGCAAAAGACACGAGTGAAAACTCTGATCTAAAAAGTGAAAGTATAATTTCATTGAATAGTTTTACTAATGATCCTTATAATGAATATAAAAACGCATTAAAAAAATATTCAAAATTTATAGATAATTATGATTATAGCGGATTTACAAAGAATCTCTCTAAGGAAGATAAAAAAAATCTGTACGAATTGTTTATTCAGTTAACAGAAGAGCAACAAAATAATGAGAAAATAACATTTTTTAAAAATCAAAATAAACTTAAAAAAAGAGCAATAAGTGATAGTGAATTTAATGAATTTAAAAATAATTCTAAATATATGGTTGTGGTCGATGGGAAAAAAATTGACAATTTAGCCTCTTCAAATTATAAGAAAGAAGACTTTGTTGTTTCCATGACAGCGTATAATGCGGAACATTTGAATGTGCCTCAAGAGAAAAGTGTTATTCTAATGACGCCTTCTTATTACAAAAAATACTTAAAAAATGAAGAAATTGTGGTTGGTTTTAATGGAATAGGGTATAATGACATTAAAAAAGATACAATCTCTCCTAGAAAAAACATTAATACAAAGGTTTCGGAAGTAAAAACGATGTCGGAGAAACCAGATCCGAAAACGATTCAAGATATTTCGACAGCAGCGGAAGGAGTTGCTGCAGACTTGGTGCCTGCAGAATATCCTGGAGGAGTCAATGAATTAAGAAAGAAGGTATCTAAAAATTTTAATTCTGCCATTTTTGGTGAGACTAGTGGTTTAGTAAGATCAACGATAACGTTTGTTGTTGATAAAAATGGAAGTATAAGAGATTTAAAAGCAGAAGGAGAGAACGAGAAATTTAATAATGAAGTTTTCAGGGTTACAAAAGAAGCCAATGAAAATATCACTTGGAAACCTGCAACAAAAGATGGAGAACCAGTAGCGTATCGGTATAACCTTCCTATAGCAATGCAATTTACCGCCTACAAAAAAACACAATAA
- the uvrB gene encoding excinuclease ABC subunit UvrB produces MKFNLQSEYQPTGDQPKAIEKLTAGIEIGEKYQTLLGVTGSGKTFTVANVVNNVQKPTLVLAHNKTLAAQLFMEFKEFYPENAVEYFVSYYDYYQPEAYIASSGTYIEKDLSINEEVEKLRLSAIASLLSGRRDILIVASVSCIYGVGNPAEFHKSLISLEIGEKTTRTALLHSLVNALYSRTLSDFQRGTFRVKGDVIDVFPAYADNGIRIQFFGDEIEKIQSFDPVSGNVTSNFDQIQIYPANLFVTTKETLNGAIKNIQDDMVKQVDFFAEIGKPLESKRLQERTELDLEMIKELGYCSGIENYSRYLDGRLPGSRPFCLLDYFPKDFLMVIDESHVTVPQVHAMYGGDRSRKEALVEYGFRLPAAMDNRPLKFEEFEAIQNQVIYVSATPADYELEKTGGEYIEQIIRPTGLLDPIIEVRPSLNQIDDLMEEINKRAEIDERVLVTTLTKKMAEELTKYFTKFGIRTRYIHSDVETLERIQIMQDLRLGVFDVLIGVNLLREGLDLPEVSLVAILDADKEGMLRSRRSMIQTVGRAARNVNGRAIMYADKITKSMQAALDETEYRRAKQMQYNEEHGKVPTALNKKISENLVGRSKDFPDEKYTQKEIIQKVAEVKATYATEDIEKMITQKQKEMEAAAKNLDFIKAAKLRDEIVALKG; encoded by the coding sequence ATGAAATTCAATCTACAATCAGAATATCAACCTACAGGAGATCAGCCTAAAGCAATTGAAAAATTGACCGCCGGAATAGAAATCGGCGAAAAATATCAAACTTTGCTTGGTGTAACGGGTTCCGGAAAAACATTTACTGTTGCCAATGTTGTGAACAATGTTCAGAAACCAACTTTGGTTTTGGCGCACAACAAAACTTTGGCGGCTCAGCTTTTTATGGAATTTAAAGAATTTTATCCCGAAAATGCTGTTGAATATTTTGTAAGTTACTATGATTACTATCAACCCGAAGCTTATATTGCAAGTTCAGGAACTTATATAGAAAAAGACTTAAGCATCAATGAGGAGGTAGAAAAATTACGACTTTCGGCGATTGCAAGTTTGCTTTCCGGAAGAAGAGATATTTTGATTGTTGCCTCAGTATCATGTATTTATGGTGTTGGGAACCCTGCTGAATTTCATAAGTCATTAATTTCTCTTGAGATTGGTGAAAAAACAACGCGAACCGCATTGCTTCATTCTTTAGTTAATGCTTTGTACTCTAGGACGTTGTCTGACTTTCAACGCGGTACGTTTCGTGTAAAAGGAGATGTAATTGATGTATTTCCTGCGTATGCAGATAACGGAATAAGAATTCAGTTTTTTGGTGATGAAATTGAAAAAATTCAAAGCTTTGATCCTGTTTCCGGAAATGTAACTTCTAATTTTGATCAGATTCAGATCTATCCTGCCAATCTTTTTGTAACCACAAAAGAAACCTTGAATGGTGCGATAAAAAACATTCAGGATGATATGGTAAAACAGGTCGACTTTTTCGCAGAAATAGGGAAACCTTTAGAATCGAAAAGACTTCAGGAAAGAACAGAATTGGATCTTGAAATGATCAAAGAGCTTGGTTATTGCTCAGGAATCGAAAATTATTCGCGTTATCTCGACGGAAGACTTCCTGGATCTCGTCCTTTCTGCCTTTTAGATTATTTTCCAAAAGACTTCTTAATGGTGATCGATGAAAGCCACGTTACGGTTCCGCAAGTTCATGCGATGTATGGCGGCGACAGAAGCCGTAAAGAAGCTTTGGTGGAATATGGTTTCCGACTTCCTGCAGCAATGGATAACAGACCTTTAAAGTTTGAAGAATTTGAAGCGATTCAAAACCAGGTTATTTATGTTTCGGCAACTCCGGCAGATTACGAACTGGAAAAAACAGGGGGAGAATATATTGAGCAGATCATCCGTCCGACAGGACTTTTAGATCCGATTATTGAAGTAAGACCATCCTTAAATCAAATCGATGATCTAATGGAAGAAATAAATAAGCGTGCTGAAATTGATGAAAGGGTTTTGGTGACAACTTTAACAAAAAAAATGGCGGAAGAACTCACAAAATATTTTACAAAATTCGGAATCAGAACGAGATACATTCACTCTGATGTTGAAACTTTAGAGCGTATTCAGATCATGCAGGATCTGCGTCTCGGTGTTTTTGATGTTTTAATTGGAGTCAATTTATTGAGAGAAGGTCTTGATTTACCGGAAGTTTCATTGGTTGCCATTTTAGATGCCGATAAAGAAGGAATGTTGAGAAGTAGAAGGTCGATGATTCAAACCGTTGGTCGTGCTGCGAGAAATGTAAATGGCCGAGCGATCATGTATGCCGATAAAATTACCAAATCGATGCAGGCTGCTTTAGATGAAACCGAATATCGTCGTGCAAAACAAATGCAGTACAATGAAGAGCATGGAAAAGTTCCGACAGCATTAAATAAAAAAATCTCTGAAAACCTTGTCGGAAGAAGTAAAGATTTCCCTGACGAAAAATATACTCAAAAGGAAATTATCCAAAAAGTTGCCGAAGTAAAAGCGACTTATGCTACTGAAGATATCGAAAAAATGATTACTCAAAAGCAAAAAGAAATGGAAGCTGCAGCAAAAAATCTTGATTTTATAAAAGCGGCAAAACTGAGAGACGAAATTGTAGCTTTAAAAGGATAA
- a CDS encoding VOC family protein translates to MKRVTGIGGIFFKCKDPIKMKEWYKTHLGIDTNDYGATFDWKEMSDSDAKGSLTWSPTKETTEYFEPSKREFMINYTVENLEALVEELKKEGVTILDEVEVYDFGKFVHILDLEGNKVELWEPK, encoded by the coding sequence ATGAAAAGAGTAACAGGAATTGGAGGAATTTTCTTCAAATGTAAAGATCCAATCAAAATGAAAGAATGGTACAAAACCCATCTTGGAATCGACACCAACGATTACGGAGCAACATTTGACTGGAAAGAAATGTCTGATTCTGATGCTAAAGGTTCTCTGACCTGGAGCCCAACCAAAGAAACCACAGAGTATTTTGAACCTTCAAAAAGAGAGTTTATGATTAATTATACCGTTGAAAATTTAGAAGCTTTGGTTGAAGAATTAAAAAAAGAGGGTGTAACTATTCTTGATGAAGTTGAAGTGTACGATTTTGGGAAATTCGTTCACATTCTCGATTTAGAAGGAAATAAAGTTGAATTGTGGGAGCCTAAATAA
- a CDS encoding DUF3820 family protein, with amino-acid sequence MNPEILQEICVVKMPFGKYKDTVLADLPISYLEWFQRQGMPPGKLGMQLSTIYEIKLNGLMDLLTPLRGGKVSYENPKTKIYKF; translated from the coding sequence ATAAATCCTGAAATTTTACAGGAAATATGCGTGGTAAAAATGCCTTTCGGAAAATATAAAGACACTGTTTTAGCTGATCTTCCGATAAGTTATCTGGAATGGTTTCAGCGCCAAGGAATGCCCCCCGGAAAACTGGGAATGCAGCTTTCTACGATTTACGAAATAAAGCTAAATGGTTTGATGGATTTGCTTACGCCTCTTCGTGGTGGAAAAGTGAGTTATGAAAATCCTAAAACTAAGATTTATAAGTTTTAA
- a CDS encoding AI-2E family transporter: protein MIPQNKDKQISSTAIKQVSLLAIILVLAGLICFNLALFIPSVLGAITIYVVCRKYNFYLQEERKWKPWASALVLMLASLIIIILPVYFIADLLIEKLGNAQAYMDKFNVFVEKIHSFIYKKTSFDIMSKENMVKLKEFAGKYSTSALSGTFNTLTVVMSMYFILYFMFEKPRFFERILASAAPLKRSNVSLIGEKMRKLIMANAIGLPVVALGQGIIALIGYFIFGAPSPILLFALTAAASMIPVVGAAIIYVPICIFMIAEGQTGPGIGLALYCVIVVGLTDNVLRFTLLKKLEDIHPLNTVFGIIMGMNLFGFMGLIFGPILVSFTLLLIQVYRNEFSDDETPELQLSEKDKNEDLENKIDLIV from the coding sequence ATGATACCACAAAATAAAGACAAACAAATCAGCAGTACAGCGATAAAACAAGTTTCTTTGCTTGCAATTATTTTGGTTTTAGCAGGTTTAATCTGTTTTAATCTTGCGCTTTTTATCCCTTCAGTTTTGGGAGCCATAACGATTTATGTCGTCTGCAGAAAATATAATTTTTACCTGCAGGAAGAACGAAAATGGAAACCGTGGGCTTCTGCGTTGGTTCTCATGTTGGCAAGTTTAATTATCATTATTCTTCCGGTGTATTTTATTGCCGATTTATTGATTGAAAAGCTTGGAAATGCACAAGCTTATATGGATAAGTTTAATGTGTTTGTCGAAAAAATTCACTCTTTTATTTATAAAAAAACCAGCTTTGACATCATGAGTAAAGAAAACATGGTTAAGCTGAAAGAGTTTGCTGGAAAATATTCTACATCAGCATTAAGCGGAACATTTAATACTTTGACGGTAGTAATGTCGATGTATTTTATTCTTTACTTCATGTTTGAAAAGCCAAGATTCTTCGAAAGAATTTTAGCTTCAGCAGCTCCCTTGAAAAGATCTAATGTCTCTTTGATCGGCGAAAAAATGCGTAAACTAATTATGGCAAATGCAATCGGTCTTCCTGTTGTTGCTTTGGGACAGGGAATAATCGCATTGATTGGTTATTTTATCTTTGGTGCACCAAGTCCTATTTTATTATTTGCATTAACCGCAGCGGCATCAATGATTCCGGTTGTGGGAGCGGCAATTATTTATGTTCCGATTTGTATTTTTATGATTGCAGAAGGTCAAACCGGACCAGGAATCGGTCTTGCTCTTTACTGTGTAATTGTGGTTGGTTTAACCGATAACGTACTTCGTTTTACTTTGCTAAAAAAACTGGAAGATATTCACCCTTTAAATACCGTTTTCGGAATTATTATGGGAATGAATCTTTTTGGATTTATGGGATTGATTTTCGGGCCCATTTTAGTTTCATTTACACTACTTCTTATTCAGGTGTACAGAAATGAATTTTCTGATGATGAAACTCCTGAACTTCAACTTTCAGAGAAAGACAAAAACGAAGATTTAGAAAATAAAATTGATTTAATAGTTTAA
- a CDS encoding beta-carotene 15,15'-monooxygenase: MSEFNEFDQQGSAPERNTGSIISHAFEMYKGVFLYGLIIIIIYFIANFVIQNISGYNLLNNLRSFRDLDGDYSDYAYWNRSGTSLYYSGYSFLGILMSPLYVGLIYITNKFNTKEEIEFSDLFIGYRQNLGNILLYSFITTIILWISFLMCFLPFFFVYPLFFLGYPILLFENANAMDALNKTYNIVKENYSTFLGTALLGGIISLSGIILCGVGIIFTACFMEIAMYSAYCAYLGKPLQIKKQ; the protein is encoded by the coding sequence ATGTCCGAATTTAACGAATTTGATCAGCAAGGCTCTGCACCTGAAAGAAATACTGGATCTATTATTTCTCATGCTTTCGAAATGTACAAAGGCGTTTTTCTTTATGGTCTCATTATAATTATTATTTATTTTATTGCAAATTTTGTAATTCAGAATATTAGCGGTTATAATCTACTGAACAATCTAAGAAGCTTTAGAGATTTAGATGGAGATTATTCGGATTACGCTTATTGGAATCGATCAGGAACATCATTATATTATTCTGGATATAGTTTTTTAGGAATTCTAATGTCCCCACTTTATGTTGGGCTGATTTATATAACAAATAAATTCAATACTAAAGAGGAGATAGAGTTTTCAGATCTTTTCATAGGCTATCGTCAAAATTTAGGTAATATTTTATTATATAGTTTTATTACTACAATTATACTTTGGATCTCCTTTTTAATGTGCTTTTTGCCTTTTTTCTTTGTATATCCCTTATTTTTTCTTGGTTATCCTATCTTATTGTTTGAGAATGCAAATGCAATGGATGCACTTAATAAAACTTATAATATTGTTAAAGAAAATTACAGTACTTTTTTAGGAACAGCACTTTTAGGTGGCATTATTAGTCTGTCAGGAATTATTTTATGTGGTGTTGGTATAATTTTTACTGCTTGCTTCATGGAGATAGCTATGTACTCAGCTTACTGCGCTTATCTTGGCAAACCCTTACAAATAAAAAAACAATAA
- a CDS encoding aminodeoxychorismate synthase component I, which translates to MFSANHQKFIEMDELSHQKVPFFFIIDFLVDQVEIFKEDEIEKEGLLIDFQSFSNVKKQEDLDKKIELKSFPESLESFKKGFDHVQKNIRQGNSYLTNYTRKTRIETNLNLGEIFHHSSAKYKVLYKDFFVFFSPETFVKIVDDKIQTYPMKGTIDASLENAAEILKNDKKEKAEHYTVVDLLRNDLSMVADDVKVDKFQYIDFLKTKQKDLYAMSSEISGNLKPEFKGKVGSIMKKLLPAGSILGAPKPKTLEIILEAEGFDRGFYTGVCGWFDGKDLDSCVMIRFIEKEGDHLYFKSGGGITHMSKLEDEYQEMKNKIYVPIH; encoded by the coding sequence ATGTTTTCAGCGAATCATCAAAAATTTATTGAAATGGACGAACTTTCACATCAGAAAGTTCCCTTTTTCTTTATCATAGACTTCCTGGTTGATCAGGTAGAAATCTTCAAAGAGGACGAAATTGAAAAAGAAGGTTTGTTGATTGATTTTCAGTCTTTTTCTAATGTGAAAAAACAGGAAGATTTAGATAAGAAAATAGAATTAAAATCATTTCCGGAATCACTGGAAAGCTTTAAAAAAGGTTTCGATCACGTTCAAAAAAATATTCGTCAGGGAAATTCTTATCTCACCAACTACACCCGTAAAACCAGAATTGAAACAAATCTCAACCTGGGAGAAATTTTTCATCATTCTTCTGCAAAATACAAGGTTTTATATAAAGATTTTTTCGTATTTTTTTCTCCTGAAACTTTCGTAAAGATTGTTGATGATAAAATTCAGACCTATCCTATGAAAGGTACGATTGATGCTTCTTTAGAGAATGCTGCAGAGATTTTAAAAAATGATAAAAAAGAAAAGGCAGAGCATTATACTGTGGTCGATTTGCTTAGAAATGATTTAAGTATGGTTGCAGATGATGTGAAAGTTGATAAATTCCAGTATATTGATTTTCTGAAGACAAAACAGAAAGATCTGTATGCGATGAGTTCTGAAATTTCAGGCAATTTAAAACCTGAGTTTAAAGGAAAAGTAGGAAGTATCATGAAAAAACTTTTACCTGCAGGTTCTATTTTAGGAGCGCCAAAGCCTAAAACTTTAGAAATTATCCTTGAAGCGGAAGGTTTCGACAGAGGTTTTTATACCGGAGTTTGCGGTTGGTTTGATGGAAAAGATCTAGACAGTTGTGTAATGATTCGTTTTATCGAAAAAGAAGGCGATCATCTGTATTTCAAAAGCGGTGGCGGAATTACGCACATGAGCAAGTTAGAAGACGAGTATCAGGAAATGAAAAATAAAATTTATGTCCCAATTCATTGA
- a CDS encoding aminotransferase class IV: MSQFIESIKVEDQELFLLEFHQKRVNETFAHFGKEGSIDLEKIFKDLQHDEDGLYKLRLVYDLDKKFRTMMMPYAIPEIQDFQLVENNSYDYSFKFEDRKELEKMKMKSKAEEIIIVKNNHITDTSFSNILFQKGKDWFTPSTYLLNGVQRQYLLKKKKIKEAEITLQNIKEFSHFQLINAMNDFDDMFIYPIHKITNLPGNDDYLDI; this comes from the coding sequence ATGTCCCAATTCATTGAAAGTATTAAAGTAGAAGATCAGGAATTGTTCCTGTTGGAGTTTCACCAGAAACGTGTGAACGAGACTTTCGCCCATTTTGGGAAAGAAGGTTCTATTGATTTGGAGAAGATTTTTAAAGATCTTCAACACGACGAAGACGGTTTATACAAACTGCGACTTGTTTATGACCTTGATAAAAAATTCAGAACGATGATGATGCCTTATGCGATTCCTGAAATTCAGGATTTTCAGTTGGTTGAAAATAACAGTTATGACTATTCTTTTAAGTTTGAAGATCGCAAAGAGCTTGAAAAAATGAAGATGAAGTCTAAAGCTGAGGAAATTATTATCGTAAAAAATAATCACATCACAGATACTTCATTTTCAAATATATTATTCCAAAAAGGAAAAGATTGGTTTACGCCATCCACTTATCTTTTAAACGGAGTGCAAAGACAATATCTTTTGAAGAAAAAGAAAATAAAAGAAGCGGAAATTACTTTGCAGAATATCAAAGAATTTTCACATTTTCAATTGATTAATGCAATGAATGATTTTGATGATATGTTTATTTATCCGATTCATAAAATCACCAATCTTCCAGGGAATGATGATTATTTGGATATTTAA